A stretch of Lutra lutra chromosome 9, mLutLut1.2, whole genome shotgun sequence DNA encodes these proteins:
- the TEX261 gene encoding protein TEX261 isoform X1 has protein sequence MWFMYVLSWLSLFIQVAFITLAVAAGLYYLAELIEEYTVATSRIIKYMIWFSTAVLIGLYVFERFPTFMIGVGLFTNLVYFGLLQTFPFIMLTSPNFILSCGLVVVNHYLAFQFFAEEYYPFSEVLAYFTFCLWIIPFAFFVSLSAGENVLPSTMQPGDDVVSNYFTKGKRGKRLGILVVFSFIKEAILPSRQKIY, from the exons aTGTGGTTCATGTACGTGCTGAGCTGGCTTTCGCTCTTCATCCAGGTGGCCTTCATCACGCTGGCCGTCG cGGCTGGACTTTATTACCTGGCAGAACTGATAGAAGAATATACAGTGGCCACCAGCAGGATCATAAAATACATGATCTGG TTCTCCACAGCTGTGCTGATTGGCCTCTACGTGTTTGAGCGCTTCCCTACCTTCATGATTGGCGTGGGCCTCTTCACCAACCTCGTCTACTTTGGCCTCCTCCAGACCTTCCCCTTCATCATGCTGACCTCGCCTAACTTCATCCTTTCATGCG GGCTAGTGGTGGTGAATCATTACCTAGCATTTCAGTTTTTTGCAGAAGAATATTACCCTTTCTCAGAG GTCCTGGCCTATTTCACTTTCTGTCTGTGGATAATCCCGTTTGCGTTCTTTGTGTCCCTGTCGGCTGGGGAAAACGTCCTGCCCTCCACCATGCAGCCAGGAG ATGACGTGGTCTCCAATTACTTCACCAAAGGCAAGCGGGGCAAACGCTTAGGGATCCTGGTTGTCTTCTCCTTCATCAAAGAGGCCATTCTACCCAGTCGTCAGAAGATATACTGA
- the TEX261 gene encoding protein TEX261 isoform X2, with the protein MKLPLRGPTRAAGLYYLAELIEEYTVATSRIIKYMIWFSTAVLIGLYVFERFPTFMIGVGLFTNLVYFGLLQTFPFIMLTSPNFILSCGLVVVNHYLAFQFFAEEYYPFSEVLAYFTFCLWIIPFAFFVSLSAGENVLPSTMQPGDDVVSNYFTKGKRGKRLGILVVFSFIKEAILPSRQKIY; encoded by the exons atgaaattaCCCCTTCGTGGACCAACCAGAG cGGCTGGACTTTATTACCTGGCAGAACTGATAGAAGAATATACAGTGGCCACCAGCAGGATCATAAAATACATGATCTGG TTCTCCACAGCTGTGCTGATTGGCCTCTACGTGTTTGAGCGCTTCCCTACCTTCATGATTGGCGTGGGCCTCTTCACCAACCTCGTCTACTTTGGCCTCCTCCAGACCTTCCCCTTCATCATGCTGACCTCGCCTAACTTCATCCTTTCATGCG GGCTAGTGGTGGTGAATCATTACCTAGCATTTCAGTTTTTTGCAGAAGAATATTACCCTTTCTCAGAG GTCCTGGCCTATTTCACTTTCTGTCTGTGGATAATCCCGTTTGCGTTCTTTGTGTCCCTGTCGGCTGGGGAAAACGTCCTGCCCTCCACCATGCAGCCAGGAG ATGACGTGGTCTCCAATTACTTCACCAAAGGCAAGCGGGGCAAACGCTTAGGGATCCTGGTTGTCTTCTCCTTCATCAAAGAGGCCATTCTACCCAGTCGTCAGAAGATATACTGA